The Nitrospirota bacterium genomic sequence CACGGGCGGATTTCGAACAAAACTGGTCGGGCCATCTGCTGCTGTTCACCAAGCGGGCCCACCTCCGCCCACAGGACTTGAAGTTCGACTTCACCTGGTTCATCCCGGCCATCGTCAAATATCGCTGCTTGCTCGGGGAAGTCCTGATCGCGTCATTCTTCCTGCAACTGTTTGGGTTGCTCACGCCGCTGTTCACCCAAGTGGTCATCGACAAGGTGCTGGTGCACAAGGGCTTCACCACCTTGCATGTGCTCGCCATCGGCATGGTCGCGTTGGCGCTCTTCGATGCCACGCTGGGCGGCCTCCGCACGTATCTCTTCGCCCATACGACCAATCGGATCGATGTGGGATTAGGCGCGCAGTTGTTCCGTCATATCCTGGCTCTGCCGTTGGCCTATTTCGAGGCCCGCCGGGTGGGGGACACGGTCGCGCGGGTCCGGGAGCTGGAGCACATCCGGCAATTTCTCACCAGCAATTCCGTTACCGTCGTCCTCGACCTGGTCTTCACCGTCGTGCTCCTCGTGGTCATGTGGGTCTACAGCTCGCTGCTCACACTGGTGGTGCTGGGATCGATGCCGCTCTATGCCTTCCTGTCGATCGTCATCACGCCCATCATCCGGGCGCGGCTGAACGAAAAGTTCACTCGCGGGGCCGAGAATCAGGCGTTTCTGGTCGAGGCGATCAGCGGCATTCAGACTGTGAAGGCGCTCGCCGTCGAGCCGCCGCTCCAGCGGCGATGGGACGAGCAGCTTGCCGGCTATGTGCGCGCCAGCTTCCGGGCGACCAGTCTCATGACCGTAGCCAGCCAGATCGCCTCGTTCATTCAGAAAGTCACGACGATCGCCGTGCTCTGGACGGGCGCGTATCTGGTCATCGGCGGCGACCTCAGCATCGGCCAACTCATTGCCTTCAACATGTTGTCGAGTCAGGTGACCGGGCCGCTCTTGCGGATCGTCAATCTCTGGCAGGAGTTCCAGCAGGTCGGCATCTCGGTCCAGCGATTAGGCGACGTGCTCAACACCCGCCCGGAGCCTGCCTACAATCCCAGTCGGACCACCTTGCCGCGCGTGGCCGGGCAGATCGTCTTCGATGAGGTGACGTTCCGGTATCGGCCGGATGGGCCGGAGGTCCTGCGCAAGGTGTCCTTCGCTGTCCAGCCCGGAACCGTGATCGGCATTGTCGGGCGCTCAGGCTCTGGCAAGAGCACCATCGCCAAGTTGATCCAGCGGCTCTATGTGCCGG encodes the following:
- a CDS encoding type I secretion system permease/ATPase gives rise to the protein MALATESPTERDSASPVSPDKDTGLLCLLLIARFYDLPADGAQLRHQFGDSGSLLSDRDLLRAAKHLGFKAGFVHTEWTKLAGTPLPALAKRRDGRYVVLAKVDGDKVLVQDPLAGRPLIVARADFEQNWSGHLLLFTKRAHLRPQDLKFDFTWFIPAIVKYRCLLGEVLIASFFLQLFGLLTPLFTQVVIDKVLVHKGFTTLHVLAIGMVALALFDATLGGLRTYLFAHTTNRIDVGLGAQLFRHILALPLAYFEARRVGDTVARVRELEHIRQFLTSNSVTVVLDLVFTVVLLVVMWVYSSLLTLVVLGSMPLYAFLSIVITPIIRARLNEKFTRGAENQAFLVEAISGIQTVKALAVEPPLQRRWDEQLAGYVRASFRATSLMTVASQIASFIQKVTTIAVLWTGAYLVIGGDLSIGQLIAFNMLSSQVTGPLLRIVNLWQEFQQVGISVQRLGDVLNTRPEPAYNPSRTTLPRVAGQIVFDEVTFRYRPDGPEVLRKVSFAVQPGTVIGIVGRSGSGKSTIAKLIQRLYVPERGRVLVDGVDLAQVDPSWLRRQVGVVLQENFLFNRSVRDNIALTNPAISMDRVIEAAKLAGAHDFILELPEGYDTLVGEQGCSLSGGQRQRIAIARALVANPRILIFDEAT